In the Mycosarcoma maydis chromosome 6, whole genome shotgun sequence genome, one interval contains:
- a CDS encoding Sec63 complex subunit SEC62 (related to translocation protein sec62), giving the protein MTKARRRNLRPNTSSVFSIASKQQRHAQSSKRSAELEMVPDATDNRLHADVRDQLELESFIDMTSQSAHFLPTRSQPRPADLKSGCCPTVNDTGYDDTMTAWLSQEQQSSAPLPARNVVNFLRNKSGIKTRVGALNGKRVDYFKGSAAVKALLSPAYAKLKDVPKVSSKEEAEEALHNIIPFAFFLRVERGTSTGGKDSPKIVEINPQQMFRSDLYYVWLYEGSQLGLKLAGLGMVAVMLAGVMFPLWPPTMRLGVWYLSIGALGLIGLFFAIAIVRLIFWLITLVVAKPGIWIFPNLFEDVGFVDSFIPLWAWDVAPPPKKKSSKASAVAAATGGSEKKKPSSSGAGARQQALSGLGGAAPTAPPSPPKPPQQAAHSTPAPQQNGGVQNHATGSGGPGASESLDDIN; this is encoded by the coding sequence ATGACAAAGGCTCGCCGTCGCAATCTTCGTCCCAACACTTCTTCCGTCTTTTCCATTGCGTCCAAGCAACAGAGACATGCTCAAAGCTCCAAGCGAAGCGCGGAGCTGGAGATGGTGCCGGATGCTACTGATAATCGCCTGCATGCAGATGTACGCGATCAACTTGAACTCGAATCGTTTATTGACATGACTTCTCAATCCGCACATTTCCTCCCTACGCGTTCCCAACCACGTCCTGCTGATCTCAAATCTGGTTGCTGTCCCACTGTCAACGACACTGGCTATGACGATACCATGACGGCTTGGCTCTCTCAGGAACAACAATCTAGCGCACCTCTTCCAGCGAGGAATGTTGTCAATTTCTTGCGCAACAAATCTGGCATCAAGACCCGCGTCGGTGCCCTGAACGGCAAGCGTGTCGACTACTTCAAGggttctgctgctgtcaagGCGCTCCTCTCGCCCGCCTATGCCAAACTCAAAGATGTTCCGAAAGTTTCCTCcaaggaagaggcggaagaagcTCTGCACAATATCATCCCATTTGCGTTTTTCCTTCGCGTCGAACGCGGGACCAGCACGGGCGGCAAGGATTCTCCCAAAATTGTCGAGATTAACCCACAACAGATGTTCAGGAGCGATCTCTATTACGTATGGCTCTACGAGGGCTCACAATTGGGACTCAAGCTGGCAGGGTTGGGGATGGTAGCCGTCATGCTGGCTGGTGTCATGTTCCCGCTCTGGCCGCCCACCATGCGACTGGGTGTGTGGTACCTTTCGATTGGAGCTTTGGGCTTGATTGGCCTTTTCTTTGCGATTGCGATCGTGAGGTTGATCTTTTGGTTGATCACGCTGGTAGTAGCCAAACCTGGTATTTGGATTTTCCCCAACCTGTTTGAGGATGTTGGATTTGTGGATTCCTTTATCCCACTCTGGGCTTGGGATGTTGCTCCCCcgcccaagaagaagagcagcaaggcaTCCGCGGTCGCGGCGGCGACGGGGGGcagcgagaagaagaagcccTCGTCCAGCGGCGCTGGTGCACGACAGCAGGCTCTGTCCGGGCTCGGAGGCGCAGCACCTACCGCGCCTCCTTCGCCACCAAAGCCGCCTCAGCAGGCTGCACATTCCACCCCCGCTCCACAGCAGAATGGAGGTGTGCAGAACCATGCTACCGGCAGCGGTGGTCCGGGTGCCTCTGAAAGCTTGGATGACATCAACTAA
- a CDS encoding uncharacterized protein (related to Sorting nexin 9), with protein MSPLDSSPTPSLDSASSSLSGTLSRPPPPPKPSHLSSAFTGTCNSIALRHYIQTHNTGGSFTTHSPSTFSISRAHLGHGYDSSTLDHFVDAFDTSSDDEGDGRIQSPSARPTVRGRTYTAPSVSRVVDASSQDTDSMAHPSHLLGNELITIDASGPSRVGNLRSLFESALPSNSTSTVVSRQNTGIASQHTGTRAKPRISNQVRMLQAQITGDRFNGIAGAFHVADIRSSVVYQKPQTATKHRRDHIDQSQDDSIYATATQNLLGEALKMDAQVIPPAANHGSIQTSFSGSFPSERSITAEPTSIDSDATVTRATSPKTVLTSSRIRTITAQHDRDDSSATIKPSHCNLNVSSVSETISRSGTIHPQDAVSDTVRRRSTRLVSGGTRGRLSSVFTASPSSSERGGIAENGNAAASPASSIASRSASDAELEAERSREPSMLIADDDDLSFSQSSLHLRANDGSCFDLDSRSTHTSPTKTATVRRAKPNAVTTAKAQIISNTDASSSSKSEEDASANPSSASSPSMALEPKPSIKVADPGAENDTAQLVRPESSLHQTETLTLLTPRPVSARLPHGIGKPARALYDFEGEAAFNELSVRAGQPFDILNEQLAGGWSLGLIWDENGVPTRGLIPQGFYCLIQDFTRSPEPAQGSEPPPMPDLVETGPGVANISLAARTAASSDRSKASLISDVGSPASSPNSKPGSPGQVQVQDGPIALTETPFAPSESVPEIAKQNTLKLRSPPDDVMTCEPNLISVSAFLEISNEAAQWQQVKRQDATILPDAIEAAPSASDEPPVLANLGVAIDGMPASSTESHPFDWSAVRADQSPSLEAVSLPSEAISTVEPTTANAIPVSMAESTLTAGSDWKGSLFGKKTFNRFASFVTSGAEDYVLSDGDLHVNERSRTIARKVSEGKPIGVLVPALTEVTEEDQEGAIVKHGRESTDTGLEAQTETSEVVICATDPNQHFVIAGPAGPKWKSRSAPFLVQVHHPEKRTKLNGMHEYTIYHVTSTYPLGDQSDAVSGSQGCIPYDPLGGPHPAGAQVTVLRRFTQFEWLHQVLAKHFSALLIHPVPEKQYSGRFASDFIETRRADLEMWMSRLVRHPVLRYSEPLRFFLSCEDEVDWRSYAANLLRYGCSTGKTIQGGVFAHTWHPEFNFDASEAEIEADRMEAFLKAQEKTINGVGGHNAGKHGLLAAYKAHREGNMGTSSTYRDLSYTLLRTLTGAGAGPSDDGISTSADAHRILGPPMGNVGKRSDTGATNEHGAWCWREDCLNCLNLTSALQNTAECMQNVADIYESHARETLLRQHERFKEVSRPYTMAQALLETHRTTLTRYQEATCDAWADGDEQDKDKIGRGGDSVRPEEAEKIAARCETVLNVTLSEMDRLHDERVQDYHALGRSLLDGEIELYESILEQLKAARLHYNEEYYERETDFHVLASRYQADLGKPKKPSAPLLMPSAAQAASGGLKGGVGLLISQATGGRLEGVDRTPLASPRIGGGGHGTIRGAENRGLRESTNVLHQSSADVALKTCARQHHVDSSEQPHQRRDQSRTSSYFSAIWR; from the coding sequence ATGTCACCTCTCGATTCTTCCCCAACACCATCGCTTGACTCTGCCTCATCAAGCCTCTCAGGTACGCTTTCCCGaccgccgccgcctcccAAACCATCTCATCTCTCGTCCGCCTTTACGGGAACATGCAACTCCATCGCTCTTCGCCACTATATCCAAACGCACAACACAGGCGGATCGTTCACCACCCATTCACCCTCCACCTTCTCCATCAGCCGTGCACACCTCGGTCATGGTTATGACAGCTCAACCTTAGATCATTTTGTCGACGCTTTTGACACATCGAGCGATGACGAAGGTGATGGCCGTATCCAATCCCCTTCAGCCAGGCCTACAGTCCGCGGCAGGACCTACACTGCTCCTTCGGTCAGCAGAGTCGTTGATGCGAGCTCTCAGGATACCGATTCTATGGCCCACCCCTCGCACCTTCTGGGCAATGagctcatcaccatcgatgCATCTGGTCCTTCGCGTGTCGGCAACCTGCGCAGCTTGTTCGAATCAGCTCTGCCTAGCAATTCAACTTCCACCGTCGTTTCCAGACAAAATACTGGCATCGCTTCTCAGCATACTGGAACCAGAGCAAAGCCCCGGATCAGCAATCAAGTTCGAATGCTTCAAGCACAGATCACCGGCGATCGCTTCAATGGGATTGCTGGTGCTTTCCATGTCGCAGACATCCGAAGCTCTGTCGTGTATCAGAAGCCTCAAACAGCGACAAAGCATCGCAGGGACCACATAGATCAGAGCCAGGATGACTCGATCTACGCCACCGCCACTCAAAATTTGCTCGGTgaagcgctcaagatgGACGCACAGGTCATTCCTCCCGCTGCCAACCACGGCTCCATCCAAACGTCGTTTTCTGGCTCGTTTCCATCTGAACGCTCCATCACAGCAGAGCCAACCTCTATCGATTCAGACGCAACTGTCACCCGCGCGACATCACCAAAGACCGTTCTGACATCTTCCCGTATTCGAACCATCACAGCTCAGCACGACCGCGACGACAGCTCTGCCACCATCAAGCCGAGTCATTGCAATCTGAATGTATCTTCTGTCTCTGAAACGATCTCTCGCAGCGGCACCATCCACCCACAGGATGCCGTTTCCGATACAGTCCGACGACGTTCGACTCGCTTGGTCAGTGGCGGCACCAGGGGACGTTTGAGCTCCGTTTTCACCGCTAGCCCTTCGTCTTCCGAACGAGGCGGCATAGCTGAGAACGGCAACGCAGCAGCCTCACCTGCTAGCTCAATAGCCAGTCGTTCCGCTTCGGACGCCGAGCTAGAGGCAGAGAGGTCCCGAGAACCATCTATGCTCAtcgctgacgacgacgatctcaGCTTTTCCCAAAGCAGTCTTCATTTGCGCGCAAACGACGGAAGCTGCTTTGACCTTGATTCCAGGTCGACCCACACGAGCCCCACCAAAACCGCCACTGTTCGACGAGCCAAGCCCAATGCCGTCACTACCGCAAAGGCTCAGATCATCAGTAACACGGACgcttcttcatcgtcgaAAAGTGAAGAGGATGCCAGCGCCAATccaagctcagcaagctcgccgtCGATGGCTCTTGAACCCAAGCCTAGCATTAAAGTTGCTGATCCGGGAGCTGAAAACGATACAGCACAGCTCGTCAGGCCTGAATCAAGCTTGCATCAGACTGAGACCTTGACCCTGCTAACGCCACGTCCCGTCAGTGCTCGCCTGCCGCACGGAATCGGCAAGCCCGCTCGTGCACTGTACGACTTTGAGGGCGAAGCCGCGTTCAACGAGCTCTCCGTCCGAGCTGGCCAGCCCTTTGACATTCtcaacgagcagcttgcagGCGGTTGGAGTCTCGGCCTGATCTGGGACGAGAACGGCGTGCCGACACGAGGTCTGATTCCACAAGGGTTCTACTGTCTTATTCAGGACTTTACTCGCTCGCCTGAGCCAGCCCAAGGTTCCGAGCCACCCCCGATGCCAGATCTCGTTGAAACGGGACCAGGCGTGGCCAACATCagccttgctgctcgaactGCAGCCTCATCGGATCGAAGCAAGGCAAGCCTGATTTCTGATGTAGGATCGCCAGCATCTTCGCCGAACTCTAAGCCGGGCTCACCAGGACAGGTGCAAGTTCAAGATGGCCCTATTGCGTTAACAGAAACGCCATTTGCACCTTCGGAAAGCGTCCCAGAAATTGCAAAGCAGAACACTTTGAAGTTGAGGTCACCCCCCGATGATGTTATGACGTGCGAGCCGAATCTTATCTCAGTCAGCGCCTTTCTCGAAATCAGCAACGAGGCTGCACAATGGCAGCAGGTGAAGCGACAAGATGCAACGATTCTGCCAGACGCCATCGAGGCAGCCCCTTCTGCAAGCGATGAGCCACCTGTCTTAGCGAATCTTGGTGTCGCCATTGACGGAATGCCTGCTTCATCTACAGAGTCCCATCCCTTCGACTGGTctgctgttcgagctgATCAGTCGCCAAGCTTGGAGGCAGTTAGCCTCCCCAGCGAGGCCATCTCGACAGTCGAACCTACGACAGCCAATGCCATTCCGGTCTCAATGGCAGAATCGACGCTGACCGCTGGCTCTGACTGGAAGGGTAGTCTGTTTGGCAAAAAGACATTCAACCGCTTCGCCAGCTTTGTCACTAGCGGCGCTGAGGACTACGTGCTGTCCGATGGTGATCTTCACGTAAACGAACGCTCGCGCACCATCGCTCGAAAAGTATCGGAAGGCAAGCCTATCGGTGTTCTCGTTCCAGCTTTGACTGAAGTCACAGAGGAGGACCAGGAAGGAGCCATCGTTAAGCATGGGCGCGAGTCTACCGACACAGGTCTCGAGGCACAAACGGAGACATCCGAGGTAGTGATCTGCGCTACAGACCCGAACCAACACTTTGTGATCGCTGGCCCTGCTGGCCCCAAGTGGAAGAGTCGATCCGCGCCCTTTCTTGTTCAGGTTCACCATCCCGAAAAGCGAACCAAGCTTAACGGCATGCATGAATACACCATCTACCACGTCACCAGCACTTACCCTCTCGGCGACCAGTCAGACGCTGTCTCTGGTAGCCAAGGTTGTATCCCATACGACCCGCTCGGCGGTCCTCACCCAGCTGGAGCTCAAGTCACGGTTCTTCGCCGCTTCACGCAATTCGAATGGCTGCACCAGGTGCTCGCCAAACACTTTTCCGCATTGCTGATTCATCCAGTGCCGGAGAAGCAGTATAGCGGTCGCTTCGCTTCCGATTTCATCGAGACCCGCCGTGCCGATCTGGAAATGTGGATGTCGAGACTGGTTCGACATCCCGTGTTGCGATATTCGGAGCCGCTGCGCTTCTTTTTGAGCTGCGAGGATGAAGTGGACTGGCGAAGCTATGCGGCAAACCTGCTGCGATACGGTTGTTCAACAGGCAAGACGATCCAAGGTGGAGTGTTTGCTCACACCTGGCACCCTGAGTTCAACTTTGACGCATCCGAAGCAGAGATTGAAGCTGATCGAATGGAAGCGTTCCTCAAAGCGCAGGAAAAGACGATCAACGGAGTCGGAGGGCACAACGCCGGCAAACATGGTTTGCTGGCTGCGTACAAGGCGCATCGCGAGGGGAACATGGGTACATCGTCGACCTACAGGGATCTTTCATACACACTGTTGCGCACTTTGACgggtgctggtgcaggACCGTCCGACGACGGCATCAGTACCTCGGCGGACGCTCATCGAATCCTCGGTCCTCCCATGGGCAACGTGGGCAAACGCAGCGATACTGGCGCTACCAATGAACATGGAGCCTGGTGTTGGCGGGAAGACTGCCTAAATTGTCTGAATTTGACCAGTGCCCTGCAGAATACGGCAGAGTGTATGCAGAACGTCGCGGATATCTACGAATCGCACGCGAGAGAAACGCTTCTAAGGCAACACGAGAGGTTCAAAGAGGTTTCGAGACCATACACGATGGCGCAGGCGTTGTTAGAAACGCACCGTACGACGTTGACCAGATATCAGGAGGCAACGTGCGACGCTTGGGCGGATGGAGACGAACAAgacaaggacaagatcGGACGTGGTGGCGATTCAGTGCGACCTGAAGAAGCAGAGAAAATCGCGGCAAGATGCGAAACGGTTCTGAACGTGACGCTCTCCGAAATGGACCGATTGCACGATGAACGTGTGCAGGACTATCACGCGTTAGGACGATCTTTGCTCGATGGAGAGATCGAGCTGTACGAATCGATCctggagcagctcaaggcggCACGGCTGCATTACAATGAAGAGTATTATGAGCGGGAAACCGATTTCCACGTTCTGGCGAGTAGGTATCAGGCCGATTTGGGAAAGCCCAAGAAGCCCAGTGCACCTCTGCTGATGCCGAGTGCGgcacaagcagcgagcgGTGGGCTGAAGGGCGGCGTCGGATTATTGATCAGCCAAGCTACTGGTGGGAGGCTGGAAGGGGTGGATCGGACTCCTCTTGCCTCTCCTCGGATCGGCGGAGGAGGACATGGGACGATCCGAGGCGCTGAGAATCGCGGGCTCAGGGAAAGCACAAATGTGTTGCATCAAAGCTCGGCGGATGTGGCGTTGAAAACGTGCGCGCGTCAACACCATGTAGACAGCAGCGAACAGCCGCACCAGCGGAGGGATCAGTCGAGGACGTCGTCGTACTTTTCTGCTATCTGGCGCTGA
- a CDS encoding b-induced zinc finger protein, protein MSMLSTRATTRSLESHTATYSFDPSRLSLGAPTPSCTSSSTLSYPPHTIPPLDRISMAAGWPIASNSSSSSSISEHPPFAHQEPTGMVTDSAAVRGGMRIGYATRSTTGMLPRNIHVSEQAAIGTNLFSMGSISHTAESAGSMVRKKRRRYGPKPQPPYTCFCGKVFKRHEHMLRHRATHDDNIKYECHMCGKSFRRQDVMHRHTMTHAARSRQSNKMRTTASMSATTAPASANASTSGSNRKGTTDDDKMSINNVKREKEHALPFFTANAQYDVLEDPTLRVGLAEYPTESASSRHNQDHHIAAAQLYSACNTTKYLYPTYPVTMQPIYAHNVAIDVGDAGYARSDNFDAMADYHSRISSSMSPPPAFLASATGFGANTLGADQFGGSAGMTRPQAALPMTTVGMEYEYETKPNGQDPGSHYAPNWHGGSYGIAHGAMHMGACESDWSEQSPSGPSTHTFASPAWSQKAELMRREGTASASSGTPLGPSSSNRQLSMDPGWRWHTQTQHQPQMQTQHHQPQSQYQHGSPLVGGGAHKDASLGSVDRSPAQIVRRRLSNMQGSGSYATNFHDAHMYAVHGAAAKAETYGEPGFGMGLCLLDQPNDGQDSGSLGLVTMPTLAHESTMNESGRDARVVAQHHGHISPHGSNVAMVMSSSSPSSSSPGKHAGAGMSSMHVSQSASHHALPSYPTPSKHGLSSMSSVMEPFDTGSPLTEATGNASPRSHSNRDGNGYAVGGSMHAEVHREPSNPPIDPNLGEDGNDNPSNSSSPAANLQGGHTSRRW, encoded by the coding sequence ATGTCGATGCTTAGCACACGGGCAACTACGCGTTCGTTAGAGTCTCACACGGCAACATATTCTTTTGATCCTTCCCGTCTGTCGCTTGGTGCGCCTACACCTTCGTGCACCTCGTCTTCAACTTTGTCTTATCCTCCTCACACCATTCCACCTCTGGACCGAATTTCgatggctgctggctggcCTATCGCATCAAattcttcctcgtcgtcgtccattTCCGAACATCCTCCGTTCGCCCATCAGGAACCTACTGGCATGGTCACAGATTCGGCTGCTGTCCGAGGCGGAATGCGGATAGGATATGCCACACGCTCTACTACGGGTATGCTTCCACGAAATATACACGTGAGTGAGCAAGCTGCAATCGGCACCAACCTCTTCTCGATGGGCTCCATCTCACATACCGCTGAGAGTGCAGGCAGCATGGTGCGCAAAAAGCGTCGTCGATACGGACCCAAACCTCAGCCACCATACACGTGCTTTTGTGGAAAGGTGTTCAAAAGGCACGAGCACATGCTGCGCCATCGAGCTACGCACGACGACAACATCAAGTACGAGTGTCATATGTGCGGCAAATCATTTCGCCGACAGGATGTGATGCATCGGCACACGATGACTCATGCAGCTCGCAGCCGTCAGTCGAACAAGATGCGAACCACGGCTTCCATGTCGGCGACCACTGCGCCTGCTTCAGCGAATGCGAGCACGTCTGGCTCGAATCGAAAGGGGACCACGGATGACGACAAGATGAGCATCAATAATGTCAAGCGTGAAAAAGAACATGCGCTACCGTTCTTTACCGCCAACGCTCAATACGATGTGCTCGAAGACCCCACGTTGCGTGTCGGTCTGGCTGAGTATCCAACCGAATCCGCTTCTTCGCGCCACAACCAAGACCATCACATTGCGGCAGCTCAGCTGTACAGTGCTTGTAATACAACAAAGTATCTGTACCCCACATACCCTGTCACGATGCAGCCGATCTACGCCCACAATGttgccatcgacgttggcgatgcaggATATGCTCGATCCGACAACTTTGATGCTATGGCCGACTACCACAGTCGCATAAGTTCGTCCATGTCGCCTCCCCCGGCTTTCTTGGCTTCTGCGACTGGATTCGGCGCAAACACGTTGGGTGCTGATCAGTTCGGAGGAAGCGCTGGGATGACTCGGCCTCAAGCAGCACTGCCGATGACGACAGTGGGAATGGAATACGAGTACGAAACCAAGCCCAACGGTCAAGATCCGGGATCGCACTACGCTCCAAACTGGCACGGCGGCAGCTACGGAATTGCACATGGAGCGATGCACATGGGCGCATGCGAGTCGGATTGGAGCGAGCAAAGCCCATCGGGACCTAGTACACACACATTTGCATCGCCAGCTTGGAGCCAAAAAGCGGAGCTGATGAGACGAGAGGGCACGGCTTCGGCGTCTAGCGGAACACCGTTGGGaccatcgtcgtccaacCGACAGCTGTCGATGGATCCTGGCTGGAGGTGGCATACGCAGACACAACACCAGCCACAGATGCAGACCCAGCATCACCAGCCGCAGTCACAGTATCAGCATGGCTCTCCGCTGgttggaggaggagcacACAAAGACGCGAGTCTTGGCAGTGTGGATCGCAGTCCTGCACAGATTGTGCGAAGACGTCTGTCGAACATGCAAGGCTCAGGTAGCTACGCCACAAATTTTCATGACGCCCACATGTATGCCGTACATGGCGCTGCAGCCAAGGCGGAAACGTATGGTGAGCCTGGTTTTGGTATGGGACTTTGTCTGTTGGATCAGCCAAATGATGGACAGGACTCTGGCTCGCTCGGCCTGGTGACAATGCCTACCTTGGCACATGAATCGACGATGAACGAGAGTGGAAGAGATGCGAGAGTAGTGGCTCAGCATCATGGACACATATCACCCCACGGTTCAAACGTCGCCATGGTCatgtcgtcatcatcgccatcgtcatcatcgccagGTAAGCATGCAGGTGCTGGCATGAGCTCGATGCATGTTTCGCAGAGCGCGAGTCATCATGCTTTGCCATCCTACCCTACGCCTAGCAAGCATGGACTTAGCTCCATGTCGAGCGTGATGGAGCCGTTTGATACAGGTTCACCACTGACCGAGGCTACTGGCAATGCTTCGCCGCGCAGTCACAGCAACAGAGATGGTAATGGATACGCAGTGGGCGGATCGATGCATGCTGAGGTGCATAGAGAGCCATCCAACCCGCCGATTGATCCAAATCTGGGTGAAGATGGCAATGACAATCCTAGCAACTCGTCGTCACCAGCTGCCAATTTGCAAGGTGGTCACACCAGCCGTCGTTGGTAA
- a CDS encoding mitochondrial 37S ribosomal protein uS5m (related to MRPS5 - mitochondrial ribosomal protein, small subunit) gives MAASTSYRRTLTGLVRDLSLASSSTTASAQSSIAARCFSASASTANQASSSSARQSVYPSSSSTSSSTAASSPRSSSKTVIRTIPISSPFLDKPMPLGFPSDTLRAFPSLLHFADPVLDPHPDNVIRSTPTTSTPYPSTVTILNEPRMFEPTPPSADSLVLSSVSDADEVNLEQYLSTVTPLSVHEVRNLHRHAIVLKRVVHMTTKGKDASMYALVIAGNGKGLVGYGEGKDTNASKAGRKAFNAAVKNLDSVAIHKGSDGSRTVETQLEAKWGASRVVLRPRPAGFGLRVPPVIHAICRSVGITDLSASIYGSTNPVNVVKAALQILWGGAAPLGMGDGVGGQMRRKDKGRGMRGRLDIERSRGRRIAQVNMAK, from the coding sequence ATGGCGGCATCCACTTCTTATCGCAGAACGCTCACGGGCCTCGTTCGAGATCTTTCGCTAGCATCCTCGTCAACCACTGCGTCTGCACAGTCGTCAATAGCTGCACGATGCTTCTCGGCCTCAGCAAGCACGGCTAACCAggcctcttcttcgtctgcGAGACAGTCTGTTTACccatcatcctcctcgACATCTTCGTCTACCGCTGCATCCTCTCCCAGGTCCTCGTCCAAGACTGTGATAAGGACAATCCCCATTTCGTCTCCTTTCCTCGACAAGCCCATGCCCTTGGGCTTTCCGTCAGACACTCTTCGAGCTTTCCCGTCGTTACTCCACTTTGCCGACCCCGTGCTGGATCCTCATCCCGACAATGTGATCCGATCCACAcccaccacctcgactcCCTATCCTTCCACCGTCACTATACTCAACGAGCCACGCATGTTTGAGCCAACACCTCCCTCGGCCGACTCGCTGGTTCTCTCTTCGGTCTCGGACGCAGACGAAGTCAACTTGGAACAGTACCTATCCACCGTGACGCCGCTCTCGGTGCACGAGGTGCGCAATCTGCATCGTCACGCCATCGTGCTCAAGCGTGTCGTACACATGACCACCAAGGGCAAAGACGCCAGCATGTACGCACTCGTTATTGCAGGCAACGGTAAAGGCCTCGTTGGCTACGGCGAGGGCAAGGACACCAACGCATCCAAAGCAGGTCGCAAAGCCTTCAACGCGGCCGTCAAGAATCTCGACAGCGTCGCCATTCACAAGGGCAGCGACGGCTCACGTACCGTCGAGACACAGCTCGAAGCAAAGTGGGGTGCTAGCCGCGTCGTCTTGCGACCGCGACCCGCCGGCTTTGGGCTGCGCGTTCCACCAGTCATCCACGCCATCTGCCGTTCAGTGGGCATCACCGACCTCAGCGCCTCGATCTACGGCTCCACCAATCCAGTCAATGTGGTCAAGGCGGCGCTGCAGATCTTGTGGGGTGGTGCGGCTCCGCTCGGAATGGGCGACGGTGTTGGTGGCCAGATGCGTCGCAAAGACAAGGGCAGAGGCATGCGAGGACGCCTCGACATCGAACGCAGCCGAGGTCGCCGCATTGCTCAAGTCAACATGGCCAAGTGA